Genomic DNA from Segatella copri:
AAGTCGCTCCTCTGGATAGGAGCCATCGTAGGTCTGGCTCTGTTGGGTTACATCATTTATCAGTCAGCCATGCTGCTGATGTAAGGCAGGGTGTACTTATGAAACGTTTCGCCGGGCAAAGCGGTTTATTCCGAAACTCTTTGCCTGGCTATAAATAGAAAAATAAAGAAATGGAATTTGCAAGTAAAGGCTATTTTCTGTTGCTCCTGTTGCTGATACCTTATATATTATGGTATTTCCTCTACAGGAAGAAGAATGCGCCAACCATGCGCATGAGCGACACGAAAAAGTATCAATATGCTCCGAAGAGCCTGCGTGTGCGTCTCATCCATCTGCCAATGGTGCTGAGATGCATCTGCTTCGTGCTCATCGTCTGTGCGATGGCTCGTCCGCAGACGCATACGGCTTGGGACAACAAGACGGTAGAAGGCATTGACATTATGTTGGCGATGGACGTTTCCACCTCTATGCTTGCCGAAGATTTGAGACCAAACCGTATGGAAGCGGCTAAGGATGTGGCTACAGAATTCATCTCAGGAAGACCGAACGACAACATCGGTCTGACTATCTTTGCCGGTGAAGCTTTCACCCAGTGCCCGATGACAACCGATCATGCCAGTCTGTTGCGCCTCTTGCAGGCAACCCGTACGGATATTGCCGCCCGGGGACTGATTGACGATGGTACTGCAGTGGGAATGGGATTGGCCAATGCCGTGAGCCGCCTGAAGGATTCTAAGTCAAAATCGAAGGTTGTGATTCTTCTTACCGACGGCAGTAACAACATGGGTGAAATCTCGCCAATGACCGCAGCAGAGATTGCCAAAAGCTACGGAATACGTGTTTACACCATCGGTGTAGGAACTAACAAGGTGGCTCCTTATCCAATGCCTGTGGCAGGAGGAGTACAGTACGTCAATATTCCGGTAGAGATAGATACGAAGACGCTGAGCGACATTGCGCAGACAACCGATGGTAATTTCTATCGCGCTACGAACAATAACGAGCTGAAGAAGATTTACAA
This window encodes:
- a CDS encoding VWA domain-containing protein, which produces MEFASKGYFLLLLLLIPYILWYFLYRKKNAPTMRMSDTKKYQYAPKSLRVRLIHLPMVLRCICFVLIVCAMARPQTHTAWDNKTVEGIDIMLAMDVSTSMLAEDLRPNRMEAAKDVATEFISGRPNDNIGLTIFAGEAFTQCPMTTDHASLLRLLQATRTDIAARGLIDDGTAVGMGLANAVSRLKDSKSKSKVVILLTDGSNNMGEISPMTAAEIAKSYGIRVYTIGVGTNKVAPYPMPVAGGVQYVNIPVEIDTKTLSDIAQTTDGNFYRATNNNELKKIYKDIDKLEKTKFNVKHFAKRYEAYQPFALAALLVLLVEILLRITWFRRIP